The following proteins come from a genomic window of Methylorubrum populi:
- a CDS encoding recombinase family protein, producing the protein MTAGRFVSYLRVSTDRQGRSGLGLDAQRATVAAYLNGGSWSLIAEFVEVESGRNADRPELARALALCRAHRAALVVAKVDRLARSQAFLSNLLAAGVDVRFCDLPQIEGPTGRFLLQQMMSVAELEAGLISARTKAALAAAKARGQRLGGFRGRAGTADDTARARSARSRQADEHAAVLEPILQRIDPVGTASLRMVAAALSAEHIPTPSGRGTWTAAAVARLRARMSAA; encoded by the coding sequence ATGACCGCCGGGCGCTTCGTCTCCTATCTCCGGGTCTCGACCGATCGGCAGGGCCGCTCCGGTCTCGGCCTGGATGCGCAGCGCGCCACGGTGGCCGCCTACCTGAACGGCGGAAGCTGGTCGCTCATCGCCGAGTTCGTCGAGGTCGAGAGCGGGCGCAACGCCGACCGGCCGGAGCTCGCCCGCGCGCTGGCCCTATGCCGCGCGCACCGGGCGGCGCTGGTGGTCGCGAAGGTCGATCGCCTCGCCAGGTCGCAGGCGTTCCTCTCGAACCTACTGGCCGCGGGCGTGGACGTTCGATTCTGCGACCTGCCACAGATTGAGGGGCCGACCGGCCGGTTTCTGCTGCAGCAGATGATGTCCGTTGCCGAGTTGGAGGCCGGTCTGATCTCGGCACGGACCAAGGCGGCGCTGGCTGCTGCCAAGGCCCGGGGGCAGCGCCTGGGCGGCTTCCGTGGCCGTGCCGGGACCGCGGACGATACCGCCAGGGCCCGGTCTGCGCGGTCGCGACAGGCCGATGAGCACGCCGCGGTGCTGGAGCCGATCCTGCAGAGGATCGATCCGGTCGGCACCGCCTCGCTCCGGATGGTCGCAGCCGCGCTGTCGGCCGAACACATCCCGACGCCAAGCGGTCGCGGCACTTGGACGGCCGCGGCGGTGGCGCGGCTGCGCGCCCGCATGTCGGCCGCCTGA
- a CDS encoding helix-turn-helix domain-containing protein — MTTVEKLFTEAEVAERLNCSVARIRKLRAAGRLAYLPGRPVLVTERDFNAFVESEREHLKTLTGKRRKRAKKLLPPEDPPPKGGLSPEFRGRWLAIRMQMLRERQAKR, encoded by the coding sequence GTGACAACGGTGGAGAAGCTCTTCACCGAGGCCGAGGTCGCCGAGCGCCTAAACTGCTCCGTCGCGCGGATCCGCAAGCTGCGCGCGGCGGGCCGGCTGGCCTACCTGCCCGGGCGTCCGGTCCTAGTCACCGAGCGCGACTTCAACGCTTTCGTCGAGAGCGAACGGGAGCACCTCAAGACGCTGACTGGCAAGCGCCGCAAGCGCGCCAAGAAGCTCCTGCCGCCGGAAGACCCGCCGCCGAAGGGCGGCCTGTCGCCCGAATTTCGAGGCCGCTGGCTCGCCATCAGAATGCAGATGCTCCGCGAGCGGCAAGCCAAGCGCTGA
- a CDS encoding DUF3732 domain-containing protein has protein sequence MKFFINALVLWPENNANDIKVHHFAVDKINVITGWSGTGKSAIISIIDYVLGAKSCAIPLGPIRDEVAWYGLVLTTDLGVLRIARRKADFRQISPDYWIQQGGELEDKLPRQVGRNASLDDFKVMMDTLSGLSSLRLNPDPDAIGFHERASFRDLAAFNFIPQHIAANPYTMFFKADTHAHKEKLRNVLPLALGIMTNDDLLNLHRHELLRGQLRDIDGQLRRRRGAMNFWRANVTSAFYRAQELGLLPAGAAPEALEPIIAALTLVIDRAGQLASTGTDARTARAVSRIDRIKEEERQLDREIAEAKRRLKRLRGLRSSFSTYDGVLAGQVDRVASFGWMAEAVFSSDSRDCILCGSKSAAAKQVLSELEEPIADLQDIVAGTRKARPMVDRDLIQIESELHEKERRLSNLRQIRREIDASKPALAGGQRLEDVFRFVGSVEQALLNISAIDDDSELMRHRIEIDAEIRELRSLIDTTAKERISKTIKDKIGGEIKIIAEFLNLSDTDANPNLDFNELNIRFDGVDQKRDEWLWEIGSGENWMGYHLSLFLSLHKAFLDRGAANPVPTFLVIDQPSQVYFPSDTFDVSSNNETDARRVRKRSRQDDLQSTRRIFEALAWAAQRLGWRLQIIVLEHADKTAWGDVDNVHCVANWRGEGADYLLPDSWL, from the coding sequence ATGAAGTTTTTTATCAACGCCCTAGTGCTCTGGCCGGAAAACAATGCGAACGATATCAAGGTCCATCACTTTGCAGTTGATAAAATCAATGTAATTACCGGGTGGAGCGGAACAGGAAAATCCGCAATAATCAGTATTATTGATTATGTTCTAGGGGCAAAAAGCTGTGCTATCCCATTAGGGCCTATAAGAGATGAGGTTGCTTGGTATGGATTGGTACTCACGACTGATCTCGGTGTTCTCCGGATTGCCAGGCGTAAAGCCGATTTTCGTCAGATAAGTCCTGATTATTGGATCCAACAAGGAGGAGAGTTAGAAGATAAATTGCCGAGACAAGTTGGGAGGAATGCTTCCCTCGATGATTTCAAGGTTATGATGGATACCTTGTCCGGGTTGTCGAGTTTGCGGTTGAATCCAGATCCTGATGCTATTGGATTCCACGAACGTGCGTCCTTTCGGGATTTGGCCGCATTCAATTTCATACCTCAGCATATCGCGGCAAACCCGTACACGATGTTTTTCAAAGCGGATACGCATGCTCACAAGGAAAAACTTCGGAATGTTTTGCCGTTAGCCCTCGGAATCATGACTAATGATGATCTATTGAATTTGCATCGACACGAACTTCTTCGTGGACAGCTTCGCGACATTGATGGTCAGCTTAGGCGGCGGCGAGGCGCCATGAATTTCTGGAGGGCCAACGTAACAAGTGCGTTTTATCGAGCGCAAGAACTTGGATTGCTTCCGGCTGGCGCTGCTCCTGAAGCGCTCGAGCCGATCATCGCCGCTTTGACATTGGTCATTGACCGCGCTGGGCAGCTTGCATCAACAGGAACAGATGCCCGCACAGCTAGAGCTGTTAGCCGTATCGACCGTATCAAAGAAGAAGAACGCCAACTCGATCGTGAGATCGCCGAGGCCAAGCGTCGGTTGAAGAGATTAAGAGGTTTGCGGTCCTCGTTTTCTACTTACGACGGTGTTCTTGCTGGGCAAGTAGATCGAGTCGCCAGCTTTGGATGGATGGCAGAGGCTGTATTTTCAAGCGATTCTCGGGACTGCATCTTGTGTGGGTCGAAATCTGCAGCTGCAAAGCAGGTTCTGAGTGAACTTGAGGAACCAATAGCTGATTTGCAAGACATTGTGGCCGGGACCCGCAAGGCTCGTCCGATGGTTGATCGCGATTTGATACAGATAGAAAGCGAGTTGCACGAAAAGGAACGACGCCTATCTAATCTTCGGCAAATAAGGCGTGAAATCGATGCATCGAAGCCGGCACTTGCCGGCGGGCAGAGATTGGAGGATGTTTTCAGATTTGTTGGCAGCGTTGAGCAGGCGCTTTTGAATATTAGCGCCATTGATGATGACAGCGAATTGATGAGACATCGCATTGAGATCGATGCAGAGATAAGAGAGCTCAGAAGTCTTATCGACACGACGGCTAAGGAGCGCATATCGAAAACCATCAAGGATAAGATTGGTGGAGAAATTAAGATAATTGCCGAATTTCTAAATTTATCTGATACAGACGCGAATCCAAATCTTGATTTCAACGAACTGAACATCCGTTTCGATGGAGTGGACCAAAAGAGAGATGAGTGGCTTTGGGAAATTGGGAGCGGCGAGAACTGGATGGGATATCATCTATCCCTGTTCTTATCACTGCACAAGGCTTTCTTAGACAGGGGCGCGGCAAACCCTGTTCCAACTTTTCTTGTGATTGATCAACCCAGTCAGGTTTATTTTCCAAGTGACACATTTGACGTTTCGAGCAACAATGAAACCGATGCTCGCCGTGTTCGTAAACGCTCAAGGCAGGACGATCTTCAAAGCACACGGCGGATTTTCGAAGCGCTAGCCTGGGCAGCCCAGCGCCTTGGTTGGAGACTGCAGATTATAGTTTTAGAACATGCGGACAAAACTGCATGGGGCGATGTTGATAACGTGCATTGCGTTGCAAATTGGCGGGGGGAAGGGGCCGATTACCTTCTTCCGGATAGTTGGCTCTAA
- a CDS encoding three component ABC system middle component, with protein MRDDFERRILLNESLGAILAWQFAAEHVQRSVEGDAPSLPAFLIAVPLTLHGPTVRKIKTMRFDSGLIRAVSDEPELTLSAQAWIEALAPISLRSLQVASSAGLLAREEVAGFPTYRPVRDRLPAEVSADGSEVRDMLAAARRLGAWMAQEGVAATCWHLRIGI; from the coding sequence ATGCGCGACGATTTCGAGCGGCGCATTTTGTTGAACGAGAGCCTGGGCGCAATTTTGGCTTGGCAGTTTGCTGCCGAGCATGTCCAGCGATCTGTTGAAGGAGATGCTCCTTCGCTTCCAGCGTTCTTGATTGCTGTACCGTTAACGCTGCACGGGCCTACTGTGAGAAAAATCAAGACCATGCGTTTTGACAGTGGCTTGATCCGGGCGGTCTCCGATGAGCCAGAACTCACGCTTTCAGCACAAGCCTGGATCGAAGCGCTAGCGCCAATCTCTCTTCGCTCGCTCCAGGTCGCCAGCTCGGCCGGCTTGCTCGCCAGAGAGGAGGTAGCAGGGTTTCCTACCTATCGCCCGGTGCGAGATCGCTTACCAGCGGAGGTCAGTGCTGACGGCTCCGAGGTGCGAGATATGCTGGCCGCCGCAAGGCGTTTGGGCGCTTGGATGGCACAGGAAGGCGTAGCAGCCACTTGCTGGCATTTGCGTATCGGGATTTGA
- a CDS encoding ABC-three component system protein: protein MKRQSHEVGEPKNNRAIDASRRRYGEVAPGAAAGFVFQLERALEHLCDSDGDAVVGVEILDDVVVYNGKLVKVREQDKNSIRSKAELLGDRSEALWKTLAYWLASDDSVTATPCGQGPRLIFATSNTPTAPLILSLAALAKAGLQSAPAAIAKLRQAGALPKTRKRPAVQDIIDEVLCYDDEKLTSLLMRIEVCSETASSPCRRKHIASRFGITRRVDSELVLEGLFGWLTKRLMDQWRSGQPGLVARQECVEQCRAIERRLDRQRILPLPEESISVTEAVRSAARGRQFVKHLSLIEFDFDEIAEAIEDWARFNTEKSRLIVEGQIPLSEWPDRSARLKRRWRQISRQVRRERTSMTSVELGQIIATTTTGLHCEMLDGEPCPQQYMTAGNYHRLADDNEVWWHPDCEPKDHGER from the coding sequence GTGAAGCGTCAGAGCCACGAAGTGGGCGAACCAAAAAATAATCGCGCGATAGACGCATCACGTCGGCGCTACGGTGAGGTAGCACCGGGTGCTGCGGCAGGCTTTGTTTTCCAGCTAGAACGCGCGCTTGAACATCTTTGCGATTCTGACGGTGATGCCGTCGTCGGCGTTGAAATTCTCGATGATGTTGTTGTCTATAATGGAAAGTTGGTAAAAGTCAGAGAACAAGACAAGAATTCCATCCGATCCAAAGCCGAGTTGCTCGGGGATCGGAGTGAAGCGCTATGGAAAACTCTTGCTTATTGGCTGGCGAGTGACGACTCTGTTACAGCTACACCTTGCGGCCAAGGTCCTCGTCTCATCTTCGCAACGAGCAATACACCTACGGCGCCATTGATTTTAAGTTTGGCCGCGTTAGCTAAAGCAGGACTTCAATCAGCACCTGCTGCAATTGCTAAATTGCGACAAGCCGGCGCCTTGCCGAAAACACGTAAGCGTCCGGCCGTTCAAGATATTATCGATGAAGTCCTATGCTATGATGACGAAAAGTTGACTTCATTGCTAATGCGTATTGAGGTGTGCAGTGAGACAGCTTCAAGCCCGTGCAGGCGAAAGCACATAGCAAGTCGTTTTGGTATTACCAGACGCGTGGATTCGGAATTAGTCCTCGAAGGTCTGTTTGGCTGGCTGACGAAGCGACTGATGGATCAGTGGCGTAGCGGCCAGCCAGGGCTAGTCGCGCGGCAAGAATGCGTCGAGCAGTGTCGAGCTATTGAAAGGCGCTTGGATCGTCAACGCATTCTACCGCTTCCAGAAGAAAGCATTAGCGTCACTGAAGCGGTTAGATCAGCTGCCCGTGGCCGACAATTTGTCAAACATCTCAGCTTAATTGAGTTCGATTTTGATGAGATTGCGGAGGCAATCGAAGACTGGGCGCGATTCAACACGGAGAAAAGCAGGCTGATAGTTGAAGGCCAAATACCCCTCTCAGAGTGGCCGGATCGAAGCGCTCGTCTCAAACGCCGATGGCGGCAGATATCTCGCCAAGTCAGACGAGAACGTACCAGTATGACATCTGTTGAGTTAGGGCAAATCATAGCGACAACAACCACAGGACTCCACTGTGAAATGCTTGATGGAGAGCCGTGCCCACAACAATATATGACTGCCGGAAACTACCATAGGTTGGCCGACGACAACGAAGTTTGGTGGCATCCAGATTGTGAGCCGAAAGATCATGGCGAGCGCTAA
- a CDS encoding helix-turn-helix domain-containing protein produces MTRSQLRAARALLGWSQDRLSEASGVSLPTIKRLEPGEGSLQTRVETLNKLQTALEAAGVLFIGENGEGPGVRLKKLQ; encoded by the coding sequence ATGACACGCTCTCAGCTTCGAGCCGCGCGCGCCCTGCTAGGCTGGTCCCAGGATAGGCTGAGTGAGGCCTCCGGCGTATCGCTCCCGACGATCAAGCGCCTCGAGCCAGGCGAGGGATCTCTGCAAACGCGGGTCGAGACGCTCAACAAGCTGCAGACGGCCTTGGAGGCCGCTGGCGTGCTCTTCATCGGCGAGAATGGCGAGGGGCCTGGCGTGCGGTTGAAGAAGCTTCAGTAG
- a CDS encoding tyrosine-type recombinase/integrase → MGRRASAFKSRASRAAIPASDAPEWELLSPGVRLGYRAGRGTRGQGGAWLAASRTAAGKRVQIRLGRADDVLPADGESILTHEQAKDAARAWVKSLRSAPDAQPALTVADALDRYLEAREAEGMKSGYDARSRANAHILPKLGSLRVADLTLDKLRRWRDAMVKAPKLLRTSRLATKRNTRAVDITDEEALRRRRDTANRTLTLLKAALNWAHRNQLVEHDSAWRLLQPFHNTGAARVRFLDAAEQQRLLNNSDGALRDLIAAALMTGARFGELARLTVRDFDRTNDTVFIERSKNGRARHVPLTAGGAALFERLAAGRAPRDPLLRRDEGDPWKPAQYQRPFKAALERAKLESISLHELRHSYASAMVRNGAPLIVVAEALGHSGTRMAEKHYAHLAPSFVADTIRRTAPDLEVVASTVVPLVRPVVARAGV, encoded by the coding sequence GTGGGTCGTCGAGCGAGCGCCTTCAAGAGCCGAGCGAGCCGCGCGGCGATCCCCGCATCCGATGCACCGGAGTGGGAGCTTCTGAGCCCAGGTGTCCGCCTCGGCTACCGCGCTGGCCGCGGCACGAGAGGGCAGGGCGGTGCGTGGCTGGCGGCCTCGCGCACGGCGGCAGGCAAGCGGGTCCAGATCCGGCTGGGCCGTGCCGATGACGTTCTGCCCGCTGACGGCGAATCGATCCTGACCCATGAGCAGGCGAAGGATGCAGCCCGGGCGTGGGTGAAGTCGCTGCGATCTGCGCCGGACGCGCAGCCTGCGCTGACCGTCGCCGACGCGCTGGACCGCTACCTCGAGGCGCGCGAGGCCGAGGGCATGAAGTCGGGCTATGACGCCCGGTCCCGCGCCAACGCCCACATTCTGCCGAAGCTCGGATCCCTGCGCGTCGCCGACCTGACGCTCGATAAGCTCCGGCGCTGGCGCGACGCGATGGTGAAGGCGCCAAAGCTGCTGCGCACTTCCCGCTTGGCGACAAAGCGGAACACCCGGGCCGTCGACATCACGGATGAGGAAGCGCTGCGCCGTCGGCGCGACACGGCCAACCGGACCCTGACCCTGTTGAAGGCAGCGCTGAACTGGGCGCACCGCAATCAGCTCGTCGAGCACGACAGCGCGTGGCGCCTGCTGCAGCCGTTCCACAACACTGGCGCGGCTCGCGTCCGATTCCTCGACGCCGCGGAGCAGCAGCGCCTGCTGAACAACTCGGACGGCGCGTTGCGGGATCTGATCGCCGCGGCGCTGATGACGGGCGCCCGGTTCGGCGAGCTCGCGCGCCTGACGGTTCGTGACTTCGACCGGACCAACGACACCGTGTTCATCGAGCGCAGCAAGAACGGCAGGGCCCGGCACGTGCCGCTCACTGCCGGCGGCGCGGCGCTGTTCGAGCGGCTGGCCGCCGGGCGCGCTCCGCGGGATCCGCTGCTGCGGCGTGACGAAGGCGACCCGTGGAAGCCGGCGCAGTACCAGCGTCCGTTCAAAGCAGCCCTGGAACGGGCCAAACTGGAGAGCATCAGCCTGCATGAGCTCCGGCACTCCTACGCCAGCGCGATGGTCCGGAACGGCGCGCCGCTGATTGTCGTCGCTGAGGCGCTCGGCCATTCCGGCACCCGCATGGCCGAAAAGCACTATGCGCACCTCGCGCCGAGCTTCGTCGCCGACACGATCCGCCGGACGGCACCCGATTTAGAGGTGGTGGCGTCGACCGTCGTGCCGCTCGTCCGGCCTGTGGTTGCGCGGGCAGGGGTCTAA